Proteins from one Chitinophaga oryzae genomic window:
- a CDS encoding DUF3347 domain-containing protein: MKTIIITTLTVTTLAFAACNNQPASHEGSHTDSTAAAHHHDAAPAAAADVTTVQPQFTDVDPAIATAMKGLVDGYLQLKNSLAADDDAAAGKAGQSMSAALAQVDASRLTADQKKIYDNNEEDLKEHADHIRKNVGNIAHQREHFVMMSDDMYELVKAFGGGQPLYRTHCPMYDQNKGAYWLSESVTVKNPYMGTKMADCGSVKEMIDTGKP; the protein is encoded by the coding sequence ATGAAGACGATCATCATCACCACCCTGACTGTCACCACACTGGCCTTCGCCGCCTGCAACAACCAGCCTGCCAGCCATGAGGGCAGCCATACCGACAGCACCGCCGCCGCACATCATCACGATGCAGCACCGGCCGCCGCTGCAGATGTCACCACCGTACAGCCGCAGTTCACCGATGTGGACCCGGCCATCGCCACAGCCATGAAAGGCCTGGTGGACGGTTACCTGCAACTGAAAAACAGCCTCGCCGCTGACGACGATGCCGCCGCGGGCAAAGCCGGACAATCCATGAGCGCCGCACTGGCACAGGTGGACGCTTCCCGCTTAACGGCAGATCAGAAGAAAATCTATGACAACAACGAAGAAGATCTGAAAGAACATGCCGATCATATCCGCAAAAACGTGGGCAATATCGCTCACCAGCGGGAGCATTTCGTGATGATGAGCGATGATATGTATGAACTGGTAAAAGCTTTCGGGGGCGGCCAACCGCTATACCGCACGCATTGTCCCATGTACGATCAGAATAAGGGCGCCTACTGGCTCAGCGAATCCGTCACCGTAAAGAACCCTTATATGGGAACTAAAATGGCTGACTGCGGGTCGGTAAAGGAAATGATCGACACAGGAAAACCATAA
- a CDS encoding DUF3347 domain-containing protein: MTSFVKAGIPVLSALLLAACGNSASTGSNADSSHQHQPEPAAAATAQPAALQLKDDQLNAVYQQYQQLSEALVKGDAGAARIAANAIEVGAKDLTGGAQTASTAAAIVAAADIEAQRTAYASLSNDLIALVKKSGVSSGTLYVDFCPMALNDKGGYWLSTEKGIQNPYFGDQMLTCGEVKETIQ; the protein is encoded by the coding sequence ATGACATCATTCGTAAAAGCGGGCATACCCGTACTCTCCGCTCTCCTGCTGGCCGCCTGCGGTAACAGCGCTTCCACCGGCAGCAATGCCGATTCGTCCCATCAGCATCAGCCGGAACCGGCTGCCGCTGCCACAGCACAGCCAGCGGCCCTGCAGCTGAAAGATGATCAGCTCAACGCCGTATACCAGCAATACCAGCAGCTGTCCGAAGCCCTCGTGAAAGGGGACGCCGGCGCTGCCCGCATCGCCGCCAACGCCATCGAGGTGGGCGCCAAAGACCTCACCGGCGGCGCACAAACCGCCAGCACCGCCGCCGCCATCGTAGCCGCAGCAGATATTGAAGCGCAGCGTACCGCCTATGCATCGCTCAGCAACGACCTGATCGCACTGGTGAAAAAATCGGGCGTGAGCAGCGGCACCCTGTACGTTGACTTCTGCCCGATGGCGCTCAATGACAAAGGCGGCTACTGGCTTAGCACCGAAAAAGGCATTCAGAACCCCTACTTCGGCGACCAGATGCTCACCTGCGGAGAAGTAAAAGAAACGATTCAATAA
- a CDS encoding efflux RND transporter periplasmic adaptor subunit, giving the protein MERKHFLRNIMLVTVAPAVLLAACKETGKPAAQTGPQQTFTCPMHPQIVQNKPGTCPICAMDLVPFDKNNKDHSLTLDNSQIALANITTMTIGAGNLAGFKQLNGRLAIDPEKTNVISSRVPGRVEVLYVRETGVKVTKGQPLYRIYSEQLAALQQEYLLAAAQARQFPEDARFAQIEKGARQKLTLYDQSDAAIQQLLQSGKVNPYVTYPATQSGIVSELSVTEGQYVAEGGPVMRLEGYQQLWVEADLYPAEAEAVKPGQTVKVMVAGWEQEPQQMTVQFINPALQSGSQLMQLRGTIPNPDNRWQPGQQASILLPVKSKNDILTLPVDAVIRDGKGTHVWIEKSKGKFEPRMVTTGMENYDAVEIADGLAAGDKVVVTGAYLLYSEYILKKGADPLAAAAGHQH; this is encoded by the coding sequence ATGGAAAGAAAACATTTCTTACGCAACATAATGCTGGTAACCGTGGCGCCTGCCGTATTGCTGGCCGCCTGCAAGGAGACCGGCAAGCCCGCTGCACAGACAGGTCCGCAACAAACGTTTACCTGCCCCATGCACCCGCAGATCGTGCAGAACAAACCCGGCACCTGCCCTATCTGCGCTATGGACCTGGTACCGTTCGACAAGAACAACAAAGACCATTCCCTCACGCTGGACAACAGCCAGATAGCCCTTGCCAATATCACCACCATGACCATCGGCGCGGGTAACCTGGCCGGCTTCAAACAGCTGAACGGCCGGCTGGCCATCGATCCGGAGAAGACCAACGTTATCTCCAGCCGCGTACCGGGACGCGTGGAAGTGCTCTACGTACGGGAGACAGGCGTGAAAGTCACCAAAGGACAACCGCTGTACCGCATCTACTCCGAGCAACTGGCAGCCCTACAGCAGGAATACCTGCTGGCAGCCGCACAGGCACGGCAGTTCCCCGAGGACGCCCGCTTTGCGCAGATCGAAAAAGGCGCCCGCCAGAAGCTGACGCTGTACGACCAGTCGGATGCCGCTATTCAGCAGCTGCTGCAATCCGGGAAAGTAAATCCTTATGTAACTTATCCTGCCACCCAGAGCGGCATCGTCTCCGAGCTGTCAGTCACCGAAGGACAGTATGTGGCCGAAGGTGGCCCTGTGATGCGCCTGGAAGGGTATCAGCAGTTATGGGTGGAAGCGGACCTGTATCCCGCAGAAGCCGAAGCCGTTAAACCAGGACAGACCGTAAAAGTGATGGTGGCCGGCTGGGAGCAGGAACCGCAGCAGATGACGGTGCAGTTCATCAACCCGGCCCTGCAGAGCGGCAGCCAGCTGATGCAGCTGCGCGGCACTATCCCCAACCCGGACAACCGCTGGCAGCCCGGACAACAGGCCAGCATCCTGCTGCCCGTCAAAAGTAAAAACGACATACTGACGTTACCGGTAGATGCCGTTATCCGTGATGGCAAAGGCACCCACGTATGGATCGAAAAGAGCAAAGGCAAATTTGAGCCGCGCATGGTCACCACCGGCATGGAGAATTACGACGCCGTAGAAATCGCAGACGGTCTCGCCGCAGGCGATAAAGTAGTGGTCACCGGCGCCTACCTGCTGTACAGCGAATATATCCTGAAAAAAGGGGCAGACCCGCTGGCAGCGGCAGCCGGTCATCAACATTAA
- a CDS encoding efflux RND transporter periplasmic adaptor subunit — protein sequence MRNSYIVNINILSVTAVALLTLAACQRKPAQTHATGHAQTPDSSITALTQPVNARVIATIPVIKASSGTRIHTSEVSGVITYDTRRQTSIASRVGGRIERLLIKYNYQPVSKGQLIMEIYSPELAAAQRELLLVARQGGPLLDAARQRLQLLGMQSGQVEQVLKTGRILYRIPVYSNANGYILEQGSAAAPAAMAPTSTAAAPAGDGMGNMGGGGGASAPAAATPAAPANTPVMLREGQYVSAGQSLFTIYQADNLVAEFAFPVALAAKIKPQQRLLFYPVHDKNAMQPGSIGLIEPVYRNGQNFTLVRVYLGAHHFRAGQLLTASIPLVYREGWWLPAKAVYRSGNQSLVFRKTNGAFTPVAVETGAAVGGIVQVTTAIGDWEVASNAAYLVDSESFIKTQP from the coding sequence ATGAGAAACAGCTATATCGTTAATATCAATATCCTGTCTGTGACAGCCGTCGCGTTGCTGACGCTCGCCGCCTGCCAGCGTAAGCCGGCGCAGACACATGCTACCGGGCACGCACAAACGCCGGACAGCAGCATTACCGCGCTGACGCAGCCGGTCAATGCCCGCGTGATCGCCACCATCCCGGTGATCAAAGCCAGCAGCGGCACCCGCATCCATACTTCCGAGGTGAGCGGTGTCATTACCTATGATACCCGCCGGCAGACCAGCATCGCCAGTCGTGTAGGCGGCCGCATCGAAAGGCTGCTGATCAAATACAACTACCAGCCGGTCAGCAAAGGGCAGCTGATCATGGAGATTTATTCTCCCGAGCTGGCTGCTGCACAGCGGGAGCTGTTGCTCGTGGCCAGGCAGGGCGGCCCGTTGCTGGACGCCGCCAGGCAGCGTTTGCAGCTGCTGGGCATGCAGTCCGGGCAGGTAGAACAGGTGCTGAAGACGGGGCGTATCCTTTACCGTATCCCGGTATATAGTAACGCCAACGGCTATATCCTGGAACAGGGCAGCGCCGCAGCACCGGCCGCCATGGCTCCCACCAGCACGGCAGCAGCGCCTGCAGGCGACGGTATGGGCAACATGGGCGGCGGTGGTGGCGCCAGCGCTCCTGCAGCCGCTACGCCCGCAGCGCCGGCCAATACGCCCGTAATGCTGCGCGAAGGGCAATATGTAAGCGCAGGGCAGTCGCTCTTCACCATCTACCAGGCAGACAACCTCGTGGCGGAATTCGCGTTCCCAGTTGCGCTGGCAGCGAAGATAAAACCGCAGCAACGTCTGCTGTTTTACCCGGTGCATGATAAAAACGCTATGCAGCCCGGCAGCATCGGGCTGATAGAGCCGGTATACCGCAACGGCCAGAACTTCACGCTGGTAAGGGTGTACCTGGGCGCGCACCATTTCCGCGCCGGACAGCTGCTCACCGCCAGCATACCGCTGGTGTACCGCGAAGGCTGGTGGCTGCCGGCCAAAGCCGTGTACCGCTCCGGCAACCAGTCGCTCGTATTCCGTAAAACCAACGGCGCCTTTACGCCCGTGGCTGTAGAAACCGGCGCCGCCGTAGGTGGCATAGTACAGGTAACGACAGCTATCGGCGACTGGGAAGTGGCTTCCAATGCCGCCTACCTGGTGGACAGCGAAAGTTTTATCAAAACACAACCTTAG
- a CDS encoding TolC family protein, with the protein MKYITKYKHAKDLHAKARSSKGAKIVTGFFMLVMSLVTSAATAQHAPVLSLQSILEKIDSNNVLLQSYGLKAESYRHSAEAATAWMAPMVGAGTFMTPYPGQTLMDDRDKGSLMLQLEQDIPNPAKLSAKKRYIASQGNVEMATRGITLNELKAQAKRLYYTWIVAQQKIRVLQENEKIMQTMQKIEEVRFPYNQSQLSGVYKTAAKLEDNRNMIRMQEGTIAKARSWLNSLMNAPGNQSFDIDTTFQPVFEQASSYDTASLAAVRQDVVKMNESIRSMQLNVEAMKRDKKPDFRIRFDHMQPLGSMMPKAFSAMGMVSIPIVPWASKMYKSGIKSMEYSVAAMEKEKAAMLQETQGMLYGMQYEIRSMQQRITAMEDKIVPSLRQTLDAGFLNYQENKQSLSAVIDAWEALTMMQSNILDEKLKLYEMIVDYEKQLYR; encoded by the coding sequence ATGAAGTACATCACTAAATATAAGCACGCAAAGGATTTGCACGCAAAGGCGCGAAGCAGCAAAGGCGCAAAGATCGTAACCGGTTTTTTTATGCTGGTGATGTCTTTGGTGACATCTGCCGCCACTGCGCAACACGCGCCGGTATTGTCGCTGCAAAGCATCCTGGAGAAAATAGACAGTAACAACGTGCTGCTGCAATCCTACGGCCTGAAAGCGGAAAGCTACCGCCACAGCGCCGAGGCAGCCACCGCCTGGATGGCCCCCATGGTGGGCGCCGGCACCTTTATGACGCCCTATCCCGGCCAGACGCTGATGGACGACCGCGACAAAGGCAGCCTGATGCTGCAGCTGGAACAGGACATTCCCAATCCGGCCAAACTGTCCGCAAAGAAACGCTACATCGCTTCACAAGGCAACGTGGAAATGGCTACCCGCGGCATTACGCTCAACGAACTGAAGGCGCAGGCCAAACGCCTGTACTATACCTGGATCGTAGCGCAGCAGAAAATCCGCGTACTGCAGGAAAATGAAAAAATCATGCAGACCATGCAAAAGATCGAAGAGGTGCGGTTTCCCTACAACCAGTCACAGCTCAGCGGCGTGTACAAAACCGCCGCCAAGCTGGAAGACAACCGCAACATGATCCGCATGCAGGAAGGCACCATCGCCAAAGCGCGCTCCTGGCTCAACAGCCTCATGAACGCGCCCGGTAACCAGTCTTTCGATATCGATACCACTTTTCAGCCTGTCTTTGAACAGGCATCGTCTTACGATACCGCCTCCCTGGCAGCCGTGCGGCAGGACGTGGTGAAGATGAATGAAAGCATCCGCTCCATGCAGCTCAACGTCGAAGCCATGAAGCGGGACAAGAAGCCGGATTTCAGGATACGCTTCGACCATATGCAGCCGCTGGGCAGCATGATGCCAAAGGCTTTCAGCGCTATGGGCATGGTGAGCATCCCTATTGTGCCGTGGGCTTCCAAAATGTACAAGTCAGGCATCAAGTCCATGGAATACAGCGTAGCGGCCATGGAAAAAGAGAAAGCTGCCATGTTACAGGAGACACAGGGTATGCTGTACGGCATGCAGTACGAGATCCGGTCCATGCAGCAGCGCATCACCGCCATGGAAGACAAGATCGTGCCTTCCCTGCGCCAGACGCTGGATGCCGGCTTCCTGAACTACCAGGAAAACAAACAGTCGCTCTCCGCTGTCATCGACGCCTGGGAAGCGCTGACCATGATGCAGTCCAATATTCTGGACGAAAAACTGAAACTCTATGAAATGATCGTGGATTATGAGAAACAGCTATATCGTTAA
- a CDS encoding efflux RND transporter permease subunit, whose amino-acid sequence MIETIIMLKPKSQWREGKTKKDIIDELDKKLQIPGVVNGWTQPIINRINMLATGIRTDVGVKVYGQQLDTIAAVSEKVRKALEGTPGITDLYVEPVTGGKYLDITVRRADLARYGLNVDDVNQTVETALGGAPIGNTIEGRQRFSISVRLAQDYRNSVERIRRIPIMSASTGEVPLSAVADVKFTDGPPMITSDNAMLRGAVLFNVRGRDLGSTVQEAIKKMGQAQGILPQGYYLEWSGQYENLIRGQQTLLWIAPVVLVIIFFSLYFAFHSVREAFLSLITVPFALIGGAYMIYFWGVNLSVAVAVGFIALFGIAVETGIVMVIYLNDAMQQLVKQKGNSSETITREDLRTHVIYGAAKRLRPKLMTVCVSLFGLVPVLWANGVGTDVMQPIVLPMIGGVLTSSTHILLVTPLIFLMTKEYELRKHGKLEIHEVHH is encoded by the coding sequence ATGATCGAGACGATTATCATGCTGAAGCCTAAATCACAATGGCGGGAAGGCAAAACGAAGAAAGACATCATCGACGAGCTGGATAAAAAGCTGCAGATACCCGGCGTGGTGAACGGATGGACACAGCCCATCATCAACCGCATCAACATGCTGGCTACCGGTATTCGTACAGACGTGGGCGTGAAAGTGTACGGCCAGCAGCTGGACACCATCGCCGCCGTTTCTGAGAAAGTAAGGAAAGCGCTGGAAGGCACGCCCGGTATCACCGACCTGTATGTAGAACCCGTTACCGGCGGCAAATACCTCGATATCACCGTTCGCCGCGCCGACCTGGCCCGCTACGGCCTCAATGTCGACGATGTGAACCAGACCGTGGAAACCGCCCTGGGCGGCGCTCCTATCGGTAACACCATCGAAGGGCGGCAACGTTTCTCCATTAGCGTGCGGCTGGCGCAGGACTACCGCAACAGCGTAGAGCGCATCCGCCGCATCCCGATCATGTCTGCCTCCACCGGCGAAGTACCCTTGTCCGCCGTAGCCGACGTGAAATTCACCGACGGTCCGCCCATGATCACCTCCGACAATGCCATGCTGCGTGGCGCCGTACTGTTCAACGTGCGTGGCCGCGACCTCGGCAGCACCGTACAGGAGGCCATCAAAAAAATGGGACAGGCACAAGGCATCCTGCCGCAAGGCTACTACCTGGAATGGAGCGGCCAGTATGAAAACCTCATCCGCGGCCAGCAGACATTATTATGGATTGCGCCGGTGGTACTGGTCATCATATTCTTCTCGCTCTACTTCGCCTTCCACTCTGTCCGCGAAGCTTTCCTGAGCCTCATCACCGTGCCTTTCGCCCTTATCGGCGGCGCCTATATGATCTATTTCTGGGGCGTAAACCTGTCCGTGGCGGTAGCCGTAGGCTTCATCGCCCTCTTCGGCATCGCGGTGGAAACGGGCATCGTGATGGTCATCTACCTCAACGACGCCATGCAGCAGCTGGTGAAACAGAAAGGTAACAGTTCCGAAACCATCACCCGGGAAGACCTGCGGACACATGTTATCTACGGCGCCGCCAAAAGGCTCCGTCCCAAACTGATGACCGTCTGCGTGTCTCTCTTCGGGCTGGTGCCCGTTCTGTGGGCCAACGGCGTAGGCACCGATGTGATGCAGCCCATCGTACTGCCCATGATCGGCGGCGTGCTCACCTCCTCCACGCATATCCTGCTGGTGACACCGCTGATCTTCCTCATGACAAAAGAATATGAATTGCGTAAGCACGGAAAACTGGAGATCCATGAAGTACATCACTAA
- a CDS encoding efflux RND transporter permease subunit, which translates to MNWLKKIFKKTPQWISEEERLKVIEQSSKQVSRGVFFATIIIITSFLPVFMLTGQEGKLFHPLAYTKTFIMIMDALLVITLAPVLISFFMKGKFRPDNANPVNRILERIYEPIIKGVLKWRKTTIAINVIALVITIPLLKSLGSEFMPPLDEQSILFMPVTLPDISNAEAKRILQVQDKIIKSVPEVEKVLGKAGRASTATDNSPSA; encoded by the coding sequence ATGAACTGGCTGAAAAAAATATTCAAAAAAACACCACAGTGGATCAGCGAAGAGGAACGGCTGAAAGTGATCGAGCAATCCAGCAAACAGGTGTCGCGCGGCGTGTTTTTCGCTACCATCATCATCATCACCTCTTTTCTGCCGGTGTTTATGCTCACCGGGCAGGAAGGGAAACTGTTCCACCCGCTGGCCTATACGAAAACATTTATCATGATCATGGACGCCCTGCTGGTGATCACGCTGGCGCCGGTCCTGATCTCCTTCTTCATGAAAGGTAAATTCCGGCCGGACAATGCCAACCCGGTCAACCGCATACTGGAGCGCATATACGAACCCATTATCAAAGGCGTATTAAAATGGCGCAAGACCACTATCGCCATCAATGTGATCGCCCTGGTGATCACCATTCCCCTGCTGAAAAGCCTGGGCAGTGAATTTATGCCGCCGCTGGACGAGCAGAGCATCCTGTTCATGCCGGTGACCCTTCCCGATATCTCCAACGCAGAAGCCAAACGTATCCTGCAGGTACAGGACAAAATCATCAAATCCGTACCGGAAGTGGAGAAAGTACTGGGCAAGGCCGGCCGCGCCAGCACCGCTACCGACAACTCCCCATCAGCATGA
- a CDS encoding efflux RND transporter permease subunit, which translates to MVHRIIEWSLRNRFIVLVLATALFAWGIYAVKKNPIDAIPDLSENQVIVFTEWMGRGPQLIEDQITYPLVTNLQGLPKIKYVRGSSMFGMSFIYVIFHDDVDIYWARERVLERLSTVSRTLPAGVSPQLGPDGTGVGHILWYTLDAPQMDLGEQRALQDWYVKFALQNVEGVSEIASFGGFQKQYQITVDPNKLLYYRLSVPEVINAVRTNNNESGGRKFEISDIGYIIKTSGYLKSAEEIADIPVKTQNSIPIRVADVATVQMTGETRLGIFDQDGEGERVGGIVVMRYGENAAEVIDRVKAKMKEVAKGLPENVKFDIVYDRGELIKESVDSIRHTLIEEMIVVSVVVIIFLFHWRSALSIIIQIPITLAASFLLLNAFGISSNIMSLTGIALAIGVIVDNGIIMSENAYKHLSERYASWQEQQKNK; encoded by the coding sequence ATGGTACATCGAATTATCGAATGGTCGCTGCGCAACCGCTTCATTGTGCTGGTACTGGCCACCGCCCTGTTTGCCTGGGGCATCTATGCCGTCAAAAAAAATCCTATCGACGCCATCCCCGACCTGTCGGAGAACCAGGTGATCGTATTCACCGAATGGATGGGCCGCGGCCCGCAGCTGATAGAAGACCAGATCACCTATCCGCTGGTGACCAACCTCCAGGGACTGCCCAAAATCAAATATGTGCGCGGCTCCTCCATGTTCGGCATGAGCTTTATCTATGTCATCTTCCATGATGATGTGGACATCTACTGGGCCCGCGAAAGAGTGCTGGAAAGGCTCAGCACCGTGTCCCGTACCCTGCCCGCCGGCGTTTCGCCGCAGCTGGGCCCCGACGGCACCGGCGTAGGCCATATACTCTGGTATACGCTCGACGCCCCGCAGATGGATCTCGGCGAACAACGGGCGTTGCAGGACTGGTACGTTAAATTCGCCCTGCAAAATGTGGAAGGCGTCAGCGAAATCGCCTCCTTCGGCGGCTTCCAGAAACAATACCAGATCACCGTAGATCCCAACAAACTGCTATACTACCGCCTTTCCGTACCGGAAGTGATCAACGCCGTCCGGACCAACAACAACGAGTCCGGCGGCCGCAAATTTGAAATCAGCGACATCGGTTACATCATCAAGACCTCCGGCTACCTGAAATCGGCCGAAGAAATTGCCGACATCCCCGTCAAAACACAGAACAGCATCCCGATACGCGTGGCCGACGTGGCCACCGTGCAGATGACCGGTGAAACACGCCTCGGCATCTTCGACCAGGACGGCGAAGGAGAACGTGTAGGCGGCATCGTGGTGATGCGCTACGGCGAAAATGCTGCGGAAGTGATCGATCGCGTGAAAGCCAAAATGAAAGAAGTGGCCAAAGGTCTCCCCGAAAACGTGAAGTTCGATATCGTGTACGACCGCGGGGAACTGATCAAAGAATCCGTAGACTCCATCCGGCACACGCTGATCGAAGAGATGATCGTGGTGTCTGTGGTGGTGATCATCTTCCTGTTCCACTGGCGCAGCGCCCTCAGCATCATCATACAGATACCTATCACCCTGGCCGCCAGCTTCCTGCTGCTCAACGCCTTCGGCATCTCCTCCAATATCATGTCGCTCACCGGTATCGCACTGGCCATCGGCGTGATCGTGGACAACGGGATCATCATGAGTGAAAACGCCTATAAACATCTGTCCGAACGGTACGCCAGCTGGCAGGAACAACAAAAAAACAAATAA
- a CDS encoding HYC_CC_PP family protein gives MKKVLTLVLLLLYVGTSTGATFHMHYCMGKLVKIALWHGDNKKCSHCETDLSKGCPKKCCKDEHKTVKLEKDQKVTAHALHFLQMPVADVPVSYVLLPPAKIVPLATAHPVSHAPPYSSKVQPYILHCIFRV, from the coding sequence ATGAAGAAAGTCCTCACACTCGTTTTACTGCTGCTGTACGTTGGCACCTCCACCGGGGCCACGTTCCACATGCACTACTGCATGGGCAAGCTGGTAAAGATAGCGCTGTGGCATGGGGACAACAAAAAATGCAGCCACTGTGAGACAGACCTGAGCAAGGGATGCCCTAAAAAATGCTGCAAAGATGAGCATAAGACCGTCAAGCTGGAGAAAGACCAGAAAGTGACCGCTCACGCCCTTCATTTCCTGCAGATGCCTGTAGCGGACGTACCTGTGAGCTATGTACTGCTGCCGCCTGCTAAAATAGTGCCGCTGGCGACTGCGCATCCGGTGAGCCATGCACCACCTTACAGCAGTAAAGTACAGCCCTATATCCTGCATTGTATTTTCCGCGTGTGA
- a CDS encoding Crp/Fnr family transcriptional regulator, producing MDAKSDILEYLNAHFPALDNALKAHLSEIGVLQAVPAGTVLMQQGQYIKYTVLVLEGRIKLYREGEDIGEFFMYYLEPGDACAISMVCVASGKASEVMAKAVEDSVVLMIPVRYMEALMKDYKSWYQFVIESYRRRFEEVLSVLDSTVFKNMDERLLSYIRSQATKLGTLELKLTHQEIATDLNSSREVVSRLLKKLEQKGIVKLNRNSIEVLPV from the coding sequence ATGGATGCTAAATCGGATATTCTGGAATACCTCAACGCTCATTTCCCTGCGCTGGACAACGCGCTGAAAGCACATCTGTCGGAGATAGGGGTCTTACAGGCAGTGCCTGCCGGTACGGTGCTGATGCAGCAGGGCCAGTACATTAAATACACGGTACTGGTGCTGGAAGGCAGGATCAAATTGTACCGGGAAGGGGAAGATATAGGCGAATTTTTTATGTATTACCTGGAGCCGGGCGACGCCTGCGCCATTTCTATGGTATGCGTGGCCTCCGGTAAAGCGAGCGAGGTGATGGCCAAAGCCGTGGAAGACTCCGTGGTGCTGATGATACCTGTACGGTATATGGAAGCGCTGATGAAAGATTACAAAAGCTGGTACCAGTTTGTGATCGAATCTTACCGCCGCCGCTTCGAAGAGGTGCTGAGCGTATTGGACAGCACCGTATTTAAAAACATGGACGAGCGTCTTTTGTCCTACATCCGTTCCCAGGCCACCAAACTGGGCACCCTGGAATTGAAATTAACCCACCAGGAGATCGCCACTGATCTCAACTCGTCCCGGGAAGTCGTTTCCCGTTTGCTGAAAAAACTGGAACAGAAAGGCATTGTCAAACTCAACAGGAATTCTATAGAAGTATTGCCTGTGTAA
- a CDS encoding sulfite exporter TauE/SafE family protein, which yields MEIIGYIAAALIGVSLGLIGGGGSVLTLPVLVYLFGITPAAATSYSLFIVGATSLVGAVGSYRKQRVNVPVALLFGIPSIAAVWMTRRYVMPVLPAELFSIGGWMVTRELAVMLLFAGLMLLASFSMILGRTKEPQTARPMTPSGKVRLALYGTLIGFVTGLLGAGGGFMIIPALIMMAGLPMKTAVGTSLMIMAMSTLIGFMGDTGHAGINWLLLLTLTGIAVAGVIAGGLLSRRIPGEKLKRGFGWFVLAMGVYIILLETVLK from the coding sequence ATGGAAATTATAGGTTATATCGCTGCGGCGTTGATTGGCGTATCGCTGGGCCTCATAGGCGGCGGCGGGTCTGTGCTGACCCTGCCGGTGCTGGTGTATCTCTTCGGTATTACACCGGCGGCCGCTACTTCCTACTCGCTGTTCATCGTAGGCGCCACCAGCCTGGTGGGCGCGGTGGGCAGCTACCGGAAACAACGTGTGAATGTGCCGGTGGCGTTATTGTTTGGCATACCCTCTATTGCAGCGGTATGGATGACGAGGCGTTATGTGATGCCGGTCCTGCCGGCTGAACTTTTCAGCATCGGCGGATGGATGGTCACCCGGGAACTGGCGGTCATGCTGCTGTTTGCAGGCCTGATGCTGCTGGCGTCTTTCTCTATGATCCTGGGGCGCACCAAAGAGCCGCAAACGGCCAGGCCGATGACCCCTTCCGGAAAAGTACGGCTGGCGCTCTATGGCACGCTGATCGGCTTTGTAACGGGCCTGCTGGGCGCCGGCGGCGGATTTATGATCATCCCGGCGCTGATCATGATGGCCGGCCTGCCCATGAAAACGGCGGTAGGCACCTCCCTGATGATCATGGCCATGAGTACGCTGATTGGTTTTATGGGTGATACCGGGCACGCAGGCATCAACTGGCTGCTGCTGCTGACATTGACGGGTATTGCCGTGGCCGGGGTGATAGCCGGCGGGCTGCTTTCCCGGAGGATACCAGGGGAGAAGCTGAAGCGTGGTTTCGGCTGGTTTGTACTGGCCATGGGCGTTTACATCATTCTGCTGGAAACAGTGCTGAAATAA